The Triticum aestivum cultivar Chinese Spring chromosome 7B, IWGSC CS RefSeq v2.1, whole genome shotgun sequence genome window below encodes:
- the LOC123159322 gene encoding pullulanase 1, chloroplastic isoform X1 has translation MPMPMRTMLLRHLSPASALPNPRPSSASSPQRIPARARPPPLHSARATALRARRTPMAAGETGASVSVSAAEATQEFMPDARAYWVTSDLIAWNVGEQEAASVCLYASRAAAIGLSPSNGGIQGYDSKVELQPESAGLPETVTQKFPFISSYRAFRVPSSVDVASLVKYQLVVASFGADGKHVDVTGLQLPGVLDDIFAYTGPLGAVFSEESVSLHLWAPTAQDVSVCFFDGPAGPALETVQLEESNGVWSVTGPREWENRYYLYEVDVYHPTKAQVLKCLAADPYARGLSANGARTWLVDINNETLKPASWDELADEKPKLDSFSDITIYELHIRDFSAHDGTVDSDSRGGFRAFAYQVFRVDLLDVLHCLFSSVSHADCILEPVVQASAGMQHLRKLADAGLTHVHLLPSFHFAGVDDIKSNWKFVDECELATFPPGSDRQQAAVVAIQEEDPYNWGYNPVLWGVPKGSYASDPDGPSRIIEYRQMVQALNRIGLRVVMDVVYNHLDSSGPCGISSVLDKIVPGYYVRRDTNGQIENSAAMNNTASEHFMVDRLIVDDLLNWAVNYKIDGFRFDLMGHIMKHTMMRAKSALQSLTRDAHGVDGSKIYLYGEGWDFAEVARNQRGINGSQLNMSGTGIGSFNDRIRDAVNGGNPFGNPLQQGFNTGLFLEPNGFYQGNEADTRRSLATYADQIQIGLAGNLRDYVLITHTGEAKKGSEIHTFDGLPVGYTSSPIEIINYVSAHDNETLFDVISVKTPMNLSVDERCRINHLASSMMALSQGIPFFHAGDEILRSKSIDRDSYNSGDWFNKLDFTYETNNWGVGLPPSEKNEDNWPLMKPRLENPSFKPAKGHILAALDSFVDILKIRYSSPLFRLSTASDIKQRVHFHNTGPSSVPGVIVMGIEDARDERPEMAQLDANFSYVVTVFNVCPHEVSMDIPALASMRLELHPVQVNSSDALVGKSVYEAATGRFTVPRRTVSVFVEPRC, from the exons ATGCCAATGCCGATGCGAACGATGCTGCTCCGCCACCTCAGTCCCGCCTCCGCCCTACCCAATCCCCggccctcctccgcctcctcgccgcaGCGGATACCGGCGAGGGCCCGGCCACCGCCGCTGCATTCCGCCCGCGCCACCGCGCTCCGGGCCCGGAGGACGCCCATGGCGGCCGGGGAGACCGgcgcctccgtctccgtctccgccgccgaggccacccag GAGTTCATGCCGGACGCCAGGGCGTACTGGGTGACGAGCGACCTCATCGCCTGGAACGTCGGCGAGCAGGAGGCGGCGTCCGTCTGCCTGTACGCCAGCAGAGCCGCCGCAATAGGCCTCTCTCCGTCGAATGGCGGCATCCAAG GCTACGACTCCAAAGTTGAGCTGCAACCGGAGAGCGCCGGGCTCCCAGAAACC GTGACCCAGAAGTTCCCTTTCATCAGCAGTTACAGAGCGTTCAGAGTCCCGAGCTCTGTTGACGTCGCCAGCCTCGTGAAATACCAACTGGTCGTCGCTTCTTTCGGTG CTGACGGGAAACACGTAGATGTTACTGGACTGCAATTACCCGGCGTGCTGGATGACATATTCGCATACACAGGACCGCTCGGTGCGGTTTTCAGTGAGGAATCCGTGAGTCTGCACCTTTGGGCTCCTACAGCACAG GATGTGAGTGTGTGCTTCTTTGATGGTCCAGCGGGCCCTGCGCTGGAGACGGTTCAGCTTGAGGAGTCAAATGGTGTTTGGAGTGTTACTGGGCCAAGAGAGTGGGAAAACCGGTATTATTTGTATGAAGTCGACGTGTATCATCCAACTAAGGCGCAGGTTCTGAAATGTTTAGCTGCTGACCCGTATGCTAGAGG CCTTTCCGCAAATGGCGCGCGGACCTGGTTGGTTGACATTAACAATGAAACACTGAAGCCAGCTTCCTGGGATGAATTGGCCGATGAGAAGCCAAAACTTGATTCCTTCTCTGACATAACCATCTACGAATTGCACATTCGTGATTTTAG CGCCCACGATGGCACAGTGGACAGTGACTCTCGTGGAGGATTTCGTGCATTTGCATATCAGGTCTTCAGAGTTGATTTACTAGATGTATTGCATTGCCTTTTTTCATCAGTATCCCATGCTGATTGCATTTTGGAACCTGTGGTACAGGCCTCGGCAGGAATGCAGCACCTACGGAAATTGGCTGATGCTGGTTTGACTCATGTGCATTTGTTGCCAAGCTTTCATTTTGCTGGCGTTGACGACATTAAGAGCAACTGGAAATTTGTCG ATGAGTGTGAACTGGCAACATTCCCTCCAGGATCAGATAGGCAACAAGCAGCAGTAGTAGCTATTCAGGAAGAGGACCCTTATAATTGGGG GTATAATCCTGTACTCTGGGGGGTTCCAAAAGGAAGCTATGCAAGTGACCCTGATGGCCCGAGTCGCATTATTGAATACCGTCAGATGGTCCAG GCCCTCAATCGCATAGGCCTTCGTGTTGTCATGGATGTTGTATACAATCATCTAGACTCAAGTGGCCCGTGCGGTATCAGCTCAGTGCTTGACAAG ATCGTTCCTGGGTACTATGTTAGAAGGGATACCAATGGCCAGATTGAGAACAGTGCAGCTATGAACAATACAGCAAGTGAGCATTTCATGGTTGATAGGTTAATCGTGGATGACCTTTTGAACTGGGCAGTAAACTACAAA ATTGATGGGTTCAGATTTGATCTTATGGGCCATATCATGAAACACACCATG ATGAGAGCAAAATCTGCTCTTCAAAGCCTTACAAGGGATGCACATGGAGTTGATGGTTCAAAAATATACTT GTATGGTGAAGGATGGGACTTCGCTGAAGTTGCACGCAATCAACGTGGAATAAATGGATCCCAGCTTAATATGAGTGGAACGGGGATTGGTAG CTTCAATGATAGAATCCGGGATGCTGTTAATGGGGGTAATCCATTTGGTAACCCACTACAGCAAGGCTTTAATACTGGTCTGTTCTTAGAG CCGAATGGGTTTTATCAGGGCAATGAAGCAGATACCAGGCGCTCGCTCGCTACTTACGCTGACCAAATACAG ATTGGACTAGCTGGTAATCTGAGGGATTATGTACTAATAACTCATACTGGAGAAGCTAAGAAGGGATCAGAAATTCACACTTTCGATGGATTACCAGTTGGCTATACTTCGTCCCCAATAGAAATA ATAAATTATGTTTCTGCTCATGACAATGAGACTCTGTTTGATGTTATCAGTGTAAAG ACCCCAATGAACCTTTCAGTTGATGAGAGATGCAGGATAAATCATTTGGCCTCCAGCATGATGGCATTATCCCAG GGAATACCCTTTTTCCATGCTGGTGACGAGATACTAAGATCTAAGTCTATTGATCGAGATTCGTATAACTCTGGTGATTGGTTTAACAA GCTTGATTTTACCTATGAAACAAACAATTGGGGTGTTGGGCTTCCTCCAAGTGAAAAGAACGAAGATAATTGGCCCCT GATGAAACCAAGATTGGAAAATCCATCTTTCAAACCTGCAAAAGGACACATTCTTGCTGCCCTAGACAGTTTTGTTGACATCTTGAAGATCAGATACTCATCTCCGCTTTTTCGTCTTAGTACAGCAAGTGACATTAAG CAAAGGGTTCACTTTCACAACACAGGGCCCTCCTCAGTCCCAGGTGTTATTGTCATGGGCATTGAAGATGCACGAGATGAGAGGCCCGAGATGGCTCAGTTAGATGCGAA TTTCTCTTATGTTGTAACCGTCTTCAATGTGTGTCCGCACGAAGTATCCATGGATATTCCAGCCCTCGCTTCAATGCGTCTTGAATTGCATCCTGTGCAG GTGAATTCATCAGATGCTTTGGTGGGGAAATCTGTGTACGAGGCAGCGACGGGCAGGTTCACCGTGCCCAGAAGAACCGTGTCAGTCTTTGTCGAACCTCGGTGTTGA
- the LOC123159322 gene encoding pullulanase 1, chloroplastic isoform X2 has translation MPMPMRTMLLRHLSPASALPNPRPSSASSPQRIPARARPPPLHSARATALRARRTPMAAGETGASVSVSAAEATQEFMPDARAYWVTSDLIAWNVGEQEAASVCLYASRAAAIGLSPSNGGIQGYDSKVELQPESAGLPETVTQKFPFISSYRAFRVPSSVDVASLVKYQLVVASFGADGKHVDVTGLQLPGVLDDIFAYTGPLGAVFSEESVSLHLWAPTAQDVSVCFFDGPAGPALETVQLEESNGVWSVTGPREWENRYYLYEVDVYHPTKAQVLKCLAADPYARGLSANGARTWLVDINNETLKPASWDELADEKPKLDSFSDITIYELHIRDFSAHDGTVDSDSRGGFRAFAYQASAGMQHLRKLADAGLTHVHLLPSFHFAGVDDIKSNWKFVDECELATFPPGSDRQQAAVVAIQEEDPYNWGYNPVLWGVPKGSYASDPDGPSRIIEYRQMVQALNRIGLRVVMDVVYNHLDSSGPCGISSVLDKIVPGYYVRRDTNGQIENSAAMNNTASEHFMVDRLIVDDLLNWAVNYKIDGFRFDLMGHIMKHTMMRAKSALQSLTRDAHGVDGSKIYLYGEGWDFAEVARNQRGINGSQLNMSGTGIGSFNDRIRDAVNGGNPFGNPLQQGFNTGLFLEPNGFYQGNEADTRRSLATYADQIQIGLAGNLRDYVLITHTGEAKKGSEIHTFDGLPVGYTSSPIEIINYVSAHDNETLFDVISVKTPMNLSVDERCRINHLASSMMALSQGIPFFHAGDEILRSKSIDRDSYNSGDWFNKLDFTYETNNWGVGLPPSEKNEDNWPLMKPRLENPSFKPAKGHILAALDSFVDILKIRYSSPLFRLSTASDIKQRVHFHNTGPSSVPGVIVMGIEDARDERPEMAQLDANFSYVVTVFNVCPHEVSMDIPALASMRLELHPVQVNSSDALVGKSVYEAATGRFTVPRRTVSVFVEPRC, from the exons ATGCCAATGCCGATGCGAACGATGCTGCTCCGCCACCTCAGTCCCGCCTCCGCCCTACCCAATCCCCggccctcctccgcctcctcgccgcaGCGGATACCGGCGAGGGCCCGGCCACCGCCGCTGCATTCCGCCCGCGCCACCGCGCTCCGGGCCCGGAGGACGCCCATGGCGGCCGGGGAGACCGgcgcctccgtctccgtctccgccgccgaggccacccag GAGTTCATGCCGGACGCCAGGGCGTACTGGGTGACGAGCGACCTCATCGCCTGGAACGTCGGCGAGCAGGAGGCGGCGTCCGTCTGCCTGTACGCCAGCAGAGCCGCCGCAATAGGCCTCTCTCCGTCGAATGGCGGCATCCAAG GCTACGACTCCAAAGTTGAGCTGCAACCGGAGAGCGCCGGGCTCCCAGAAACC GTGACCCAGAAGTTCCCTTTCATCAGCAGTTACAGAGCGTTCAGAGTCCCGAGCTCTGTTGACGTCGCCAGCCTCGTGAAATACCAACTGGTCGTCGCTTCTTTCGGTG CTGACGGGAAACACGTAGATGTTACTGGACTGCAATTACCCGGCGTGCTGGATGACATATTCGCATACACAGGACCGCTCGGTGCGGTTTTCAGTGAGGAATCCGTGAGTCTGCACCTTTGGGCTCCTACAGCACAG GATGTGAGTGTGTGCTTCTTTGATGGTCCAGCGGGCCCTGCGCTGGAGACGGTTCAGCTTGAGGAGTCAAATGGTGTTTGGAGTGTTACTGGGCCAAGAGAGTGGGAAAACCGGTATTATTTGTATGAAGTCGACGTGTATCATCCAACTAAGGCGCAGGTTCTGAAATGTTTAGCTGCTGACCCGTATGCTAGAGG CCTTTCCGCAAATGGCGCGCGGACCTGGTTGGTTGACATTAACAATGAAACACTGAAGCCAGCTTCCTGGGATGAATTGGCCGATGAGAAGCCAAAACTTGATTCCTTCTCTGACATAACCATCTACGAATTGCACATTCGTGATTTTAG CGCCCACGATGGCACAGTGGACAGTGACTCTCGTGGAGGATTTCGTGCATTTGCATATCAG GCCTCGGCAGGAATGCAGCACCTACGGAAATTGGCTGATGCTGGTTTGACTCATGTGCATTTGTTGCCAAGCTTTCATTTTGCTGGCGTTGACGACATTAAGAGCAACTGGAAATTTGTCG ATGAGTGTGAACTGGCAACATTCCCTCCAGGATCAGATAGGCAACAAGCAGCAGTAGTAGCTATTCAGGAAGAGGACCCTTATAATTGGGG GTATAATCCTGTACTCTGGGGGGTTCCAAAAGGAAGCTATGCAAGTGACCCTGATGGCCCGAGTCGCATTATTGAATACCGTCAGATGGTCCAG GCCCTCAATCGCATAGGCCTTCGTGTTGTCATGGATGTTGTATACAATCATCTAGACTCAAGTGGCCCGTGCGGTATCAGCTCAGTGCTTGACAAG ATCGTTCCTGGGTACTATGTTAGAAGGGATACCAATGGCCAGATTGAGAACAGTGCAGCTATGAACAATACAGCAAGTGAGCATTTCATGGTTGATAGGTTAATCGTGGATGACCTTTTGAACTGGGCAGTAAACTACAAA ATTGATGGGTTCAGATTTGATCTTATGGGCCATATCATGAAACACACCATG ATGAGAGCAAAATCTGCTCTTCAAAGCCTTACAAGGGATGCACATGGAGTTGATGGTTCAAAAATATACTT GTATGGTGAAGGATGGGACTTCGCTGAAGTTGCACGCAATCAACGTGGAATAAATGGATCCCAGCTTAATATGAGTGGAACGGGGATTGGTAG CTTCAATGATAGAATCCGGGATGCTGTTAATGGGGGTAATCCATTTGGTAACCCACTACAGCAAGGCTTTAATACTGGTCTGTTCTTAGAG CCGAATGGGTTTTATCAGGGCAATGAAGCAGATACCAGGCGCTCGCTCGCTACTTACGCTGACCAAATACAG ATTGGACTAGCTGGTAATCTGAGGGATTATGTACTAATAACTCATACTGGAGAAGCTAAGAAGGGATCAGAAATTCACACTTTCGATGGATTACCAGTTGGCTATACTTCGTCCCCAATAGAAATA ATAAATTATGTTTCTGCTCATGACAATGAGACTCTGTTTGATGTTATCAGTGTAAAG ACCCCAATGAACCTTTCAGTTGATGAGAGATGCAGGATAAATCATTTGGCCTCCAGCATGATGGCATTATCCCAG GGAATACCCTTTTTCCATGCTGGTGACGAGATACTAAGATCTAAGTCTATTGATCGAGATTCGTATAACTCTGGTGATTGGTTTAACAA GCTTGATTTTACCTATGAAACAAACAATTGGGGTGTTGGGCTTCCTCCAAGTGAAAAGAACGAAGATAATTGGCCCCT GATGAAACCAAGATTGGAAAATCCATCTTTCAAACCTGCAAAAGGACACATTCTTGCTGCCCTAGACAGTTTTGTTGACATCTTGAAGATCAGATACTCATCTCCGCTTTTTCGTCTTAGTACAGCAAGTGACATTAAG CAAAGGGTTCACTTTCACAACACAGGGCCCTCCTCAGTCCCAGGTGTTATTGTCATGGGCATTGAAGATGCACGAGATGAGAGGCCCGAGATGGCTCAGTTAGATGCGAA TTTCTCTTATGTTGTAACCGTCTTCAATGTGTGTCCGCACGAAGTATCCATGGATATTCCAGCCCTCGCTTCAATGCGTCTTGAATTGCATCCTGTGCAG GTGAATTCATCAGATGCTTTGGTGGGGAAATCTGTGTACGAGGCAGCGACGGGCAGGTTCACCGTGCCCAGAAGAACCGTGTCAGTCTTTGTCGAACCTCGGTGTTGA